The stretch of DNA CAGTACGAAGCGTTAGCGAAGTACCGAAGCGAAGCGTAGTGCGGAATGCCCCGACCCTTGCGCAGCAAGGGGCACGCCCAAAAATAAAATTATCCTTAAATCTATCGCAACTCTTTGCAATCTTCTTTAATAAAAACTGCTAGGTTGAATACCTACCTCAAAATAAGGCTTAGGTTTGCGAATCCGTTGCTTTGATGGATCTAAGTATGGCAAACCTTCGGTATCTAACATAGGATAATGCGGATTTTTAGCTTTATTCCAACGTTTGGGCAAAAAGGGCATATCATGAATAAGTTTATTTTGAAAAAAGTGCCTGATAGGTTCTGCATCTATACCTGCTTGTACTTGTACTATCCGTAAAAAAGGATGCAAATAACTGTACTGCACCGCTAAAATACCCTTGGACTGTTTGCCATACAAGCTTTGCGACAAATCTTTATATCCGAACCGTGCAGGATAGCCGCTACTATCTATACGCAAAGCCCCTTGTGTCATACCTGTCCATAAAATCGTGCTTACACCAATGGCATGCATAGAATTGACTTGATAACTGACTTTAAAACCTCCTGTTCTAAAATTATCTTTACCTTGTCCCGCTAATACATCATTTTCCATTATAAGGCAAAACCTGTCTATTTGCAAACAAATACTTCCTGTACGCTGTGAAGTTTTTACTCTATCTATGTACCAATGATGTAGATAACCCACAGCATGCCTATAAAGCGTAAAATTTTGATAGTTAAGTTCATG from Bacteroidia bacterium encodes:
- a CDS encoding polymorphic toxin type 23 domain-containing protein, producing the protein MGFIFMVKTNVQAQKLFYYGSAHIFLGTPINRMGVVAGMGMSYGHIQLHTHLRVHYSFTHWVKGKSTPELQHAIGGLFTWGSPNSLLVHELNYQNFTLYRHAVGYLHHWYIDRVKTSQRTGSICLQIDRFCLIMENDVLAGQGKDNFRTGGFKVSYQVNSMHAIGVSTILWTGMTQGALRIDSSGYPARFGYKDLSQSLYGKQSKGILAVQYSYLHPFLRIVQVQAGIDAEPIRHFFQNKLIHDMPFLPKRWNKAKNPHYPMLDTEGLPYLDPSKQRIRKPKPYFEVGIQPSSFY